Proteins co-encoded in one Ruegeria sp. HKCCD4315 genomic window:
- a CDS encoding SURF1 family protein has translation MRRILFLLIFGLAGLGVLLSLGIWQVQRLSWKQEVLAEIEDRISADPVDLPAQVSEDADKYLPVIVSGEMVPGEIHVLVSVKQVGAGYRIIQSFNTGDRTILVDRGFVPTTAKDTERLTGPMEIAGNLHWPDEIDGYTPEADIDANIWFARDVQNLAAALGAEPVLLIARSQTDPNVAPLSVDTAGIPNDHLQYAITWFGLALVWAAMTGYFLWRSRANSESDAT, from the coding sequence ATGCGCCGCATTCTTTTCCTGCTGATCTTCGGTCTCGCCGGTCTGGGCGTGTTGCTGTCGCTTGGCATTTGGCAAGTGCAGCGTCTGTCATGGAAACAAGAGGTGCTGGCCGAGATTGAGGATCGAATTTCGGCGGATCCTGTGGATCTGCCAGCGCAGGTGTCAGAGGATGCGGATAAGTATCTGCCGGTGATCGTGTCAGGTGAAATGGTCCCCGGGGAAATTCACGTGCTGGTCTCTGTGAAACAGGTAGGGGCGGGCTATCGCATCATCCAGTCTTTCAACACAGGGGATCGCACGATCCTTGTGGATCGGGGCTTTGTTCCTACGACTGCCAAAGACACCGAGCGTTTGACCGGCCCAATGGAGATTGCCGGGAATCTTCACTGGCCGGATGAGATCGACGGTTACACGCCTGAGGCGGATATCGACGCCAATATCTGGTTCGCACGTGACGTACAGAACTTGGCCGCTGCTTTGGGGGCCGAACCAGTTCTGTTGATCGCCCGGTCACAAACCGACCCGAATGTGGCGCCCTTATCGGTCGATACGGCGGGCATCCCTAATGATCACCTGCAATATGCAATCACCTGGTTTGGTCTGGCTCTGGTCTGGGCCGCTATGACCGGATACTTCCTGTGGCGCAGCCGCGCCAATTCTGAGAGTGACGCGACATGA
- a CDS encoding LysE family translocator — MSLELWLAFVAASTALLLIPGPTVLLVLSYALSKGRSVAVASATGVAVGDLIAMTASLLGLGALVLASATLFSVLKWIGAAYLVWLGIKLLRSAPSGGLNAVDTDNDVTARNVFGHAAAVTALNPKSIAFFIAFVPQFLRPADPLGPQFVILIATFVGLAWLNALAYALLADRLRRVIGRASVITAMTRFGGLTLIGMGVATAVLRRPA; from the coding sequence ATGTCGCTTGAACTCTGGCTGGCTTTTGTCGCCGCGTCCACCGCTTTGCTGCTGATCCCCGGCCCGACCGTGTTGCTTGTGCTTAGCTATGCGCTGTCCAAGGGCCGCAGCGTTGCTGTGGCCTCGGCAACCGGAGTCGCGGTGGGGGATCTTATCGCGATGACCGCCTCACTGTTGGGGTTGGGCGCGCTGGTGCTGGCATCCGCCACCTTGTTTTCAGTGCTAAAGTGGATCGGGGCAGCCTATCTGGTCTGGCTTGGGATCAAACTGCTGCGAAGCGCACCGTCCGGCGGGCTGAACGCGGTCGATACCGACAACGATGTAACGGCGCGCAACGTGTTTGGGCACGCCGCTGCGGTGACCGCACTGAACCCGAAATCCATCGCCTTTTTCATCGCCTTTGTTCCGCAGTTCCTGCGTCCAGCCGATCCGCTGGGCCCCCAATTCGTCATCCTGATCGCGACATTTGTGGGTCTGGCTTGGCTGAACGCGTTGGCTTATGCGCTGCTGGCCGACCGGCTGCGGCGCGTAATTGGCCGTGCCAGCGTTATTACAGCAATGACGCGATTTGGTGGGCTGACTTTGATCGGAATGGGGGTCGCGACGGCTGTTCTGCGCCGCCCGGCCTGA
- a CDS encoding FAD-binding oxidoreductase, with translation MSLNPADARFAALIRSTLGEDILRPVEDRYLEEPRGRFAGQIGVLAVPRNTEEVAALVRLAAEERVPVVPYGGGTGLVGGQVISDGPPPLLISLERMTAIRSVFPTENILIAEAGAILQDVQVAAEEVDRLFPLSLAAQGSCRIGGNLSTNAGGVNVLRYGNARDLCLGLEAVLPNGEIWHGLSRLRKDNTGYDLRDLLIGAEGTLGIITAASLKLFPKPAVQGTAMFQVASPEAAIDLLALARDQVGETVSTFELIHRQGFDFLSEVLPDVRRPFSTRPEWCVLIELGLAAGQSSSDALETLYVAAEDRGQVLDGVIAQSEAQRADLWAVRERIPEANRLIGSVSSHDISVPISRIPDFIREGGKMIAELGPYRINCFGHLGDGNLHYNVFPPNGHSRSEFEDQRSVIKQAVHDLVDAYDGSVSAEHGVGRLKTDDLERYGDPVKLSAMRAIKAALDPQGIMNPGAVLKV, from the coding sequence ATGAGTTTGAACCCCGCCGATGCCCGTTTTGCTGCGCTGATCCGTTCGACATTGGGCGAAGATATCCTGCGCCCCGTAGAAGATCGGTATCTGGAAGAACCGCGCGGGCGGTTCGCTGGCCAGATCGGTGTGTTGGCTGTTCCCCGAAACACCGAAGAGGTTGCCGCGTTGGTGCGGTTGGCTGCAGAGGAGCGGGTGCCGGTTGTCCCTTATGGCGGCGGCACAGGTCTGGTAGGCGGGCAGGTGATCTCAGACGGCCCGCCACCTTTGCTGATCTCTTTGGAGCGCATGACAGCTATTCGGTCTGTGTTTCCGACTGAAAACATTCTGATCGCCGAAGCCGGTGCCATTCTGCAAGACGTTCAAGTGGCGGCTGAGGAAGTGGATCGGCTGTTTCCACTGTCATTGGCGGCGCAGGGGTCCTGCCGGATCGGGGGCAATCTGTCGACCAATGCCGGGGGCGTCAACGTACTCCGCTACGGCAACGCGCGCGATCTGTGTCTGGGGCTTGAGGCGGTGCTGCCCAATGGCGAGATTTGGCATGGGCTCAGCCGCTTGCGGAAGGACAACACCGGCTACGACCTGCGCGATCTTCTAATCGGGGCCGAGGGCACATTGGGCATCATCACGGCCGCGTCCCTCAAGCTGTTTCCAAAGCCTGCAGTTCAGGGCACGGCCATGTTTCAGGTGGCTTCACCTGAAGCGGCCATTGACCTGCTGGCGCTGGCACGGGATCAGGTGGGCGAGACTGTCAGCACTTTTGAACTGATCCACCGGCAAGGGTTTGATTTCCTGTCAGAGGTTCTTCCAGACGTCCGCCGACCGTTCAGTACACGGCCAGAGTGGTGCGTATTGATCGAGCTGGGTCTGGCCGCTGGTCAATCATCTTCAGATGCTTTGGAGACTCTCTATGTTGCCGCCGAAGATCGTGGGCAAGTTCTGGACGGAGTGATTGCGCAAAGCGAAGCCCAACGTGCCGATCTTTGGGCGGTACGCGAACGCATCCCCGAGGCCAATCGGCTGATTGGTTCGGTTTCGAGCCACGATATTTCGGTTCCGATTTCCAGAATTCCTGACTTCATTCGCGAAGGTGGAAAGATGATCGCTGAACTTGGCCCGTACCGGATCAATTGCTTTGGGCACCTTGGGGATGGCAACCTGCATTACAATGTATTTCCACCCAATGGGCACAGCCGATCAGAATTTGAAGATCAACGCAGTGTCATCAAACAAGCGGTGCATGATCTGGTTGACGCCTATGACGGCTCGGTCAGTGCGGAACATGGGGTGGGGCGTCTGAAGACCGACGATCTGGAGCGTTATGGCGATCCGGTCAAGCTGAGTGCGATGCGGGCCATCAAGGCAGCTTTGGATCCGCAGGGTATCATGAACCCCGGTGCGGTTCTGAAAGTGTGA
- a CDS encoding cytochrome c oxidase assembly protein yields the protein MALTGPQKTVAQTVGVVILMGSLAWAAVPFYDWFCRVTGFGGTTGVAESAPEDILDRTITVRFDASKAKGMAWEFKPIEREMEVRIGETGLAFYEAYNPTDRPIAGQASYNVAPYSAGGYFQKIACFCFEEQVLQPGERVEMPVTFFVDPELVDDLEAKYVHTITLSYTFYEIDLPEGYAALETQADTNTN from the coding sequence ATGGCTTTGACAGGTCCGCAGAAAACGGTTGCACAGACTGTTGGCGTAGTCATCCTTATGGGCAGTCTGGCTTGGGCGGCTGTGCCATTTTATGACTGGTTCTGCCGGGTAACTGGGTTTGGCGGCACCACCGGTGTAGCTGAATCAGCGCCCGAAGACATTTTGGACCGCACCATCACCGTCCGGTTTGACGCCTCCAAGGCCAAGGGTATGGCTTGGGAGTTCAAACCGATTGAACGTGAGATGGAAGTACGCATCGGCGAAACCGGGCTTGCCTTCTACGAAGCATACAACCCAACCGACCGGCCGATAGCGGGCCAAGCCTCTTACAACGTCGCCCCCTATTCGGCGGGTGGGTATTTCCAGAAAATCGCCTGTTTCTGCTTTGAAGAGCAGGTGCTGCAACCCGGCGAACGTGTAGAGATGCCGGTGACCTTCTTCGTCGACCCTGAACTGGTCGACGATCTTGAAGCAAAGTATGTTCATACGATTACGCTGTCGTATACATTCTACGAAATTGACCTGCCCGAGGGCTATGCCGCCCTTGAAACGCAGGCAGATACAAACACGAACTAA
- the thrC gene encoding threonine synthase, which produces MKYISTRGQAPELTFEEAMLTGLARDGGLYLPAEIPVMSQDEIAALAGLPYEEIAFRVMWPYVSGSFAEGEFKEIIDRAYEGFGHDARAPLKQLNENHFLLELFHGPTLAFKDFAMQLIGQLFQVALKRRGDRVTIVGATSGDTGSAAIEAFRGLDAVDVFILFPHGRVSEVQRRQMTTPADSNVHALAVDGDFDDCQAALKDMFNDFDFRDSVKLAGVNSINFARVLAQIVYYFSAAVSLGAPHRKVSFTVPTGNFGDIFAGYLAKRMGLPIDRLVVATNQNDILHRCLSGEGYFKGDTIPSISPSMDIQVSSNFERALYYAYGEDGSAVAQLMDELKNGGFNVSQGAMEALRESFDSGRVSEDETLETIKHTLAHSAELVCPHTAIGIKVAEEHRAADVPMITLATAHPAKFPAAVEKASDVHPPLPSRMSDLYERPERVTRIANDLGALEDHIKGHIAE; this is translated from the coding sequence ATGAAATACATCTCGACCCGTGGCCAAGCGCCCGAACTGACATTTGAAGAGGCGATGCTGACCGGTCTGGCCCGCGACGGCGGCCTGTACCTGCCCGCCGAGATCCCGGTGATGAGCCAAGACGAGATCGCCGCTTTGGCCGGTCTGCCCTATGAGGAAATCGCGTTCCGGGTGATGTGGCCCTATGTCAGCGGTTCGTTTGCCGAAGGTGAGTTCAAGGAAATCATAGACCGCGCCTATGAAGGCTTTGGCCACGACGCCCGCGCGCCGTTGAAGCAGTTGAACGAGAATCACTTCCTGCTGGAGCTGTTCCATGGGCCAACGCTGGCCTTCAAGGATTTCGCGATGCAGTTGATTGGTCAGCTTTTCCAAGTTGCCTTGAAACGACGCGGGGATCGCGTGACCATCGTAGGTGCAACCAGTGGTGATACAGGTTCCGCCGCCATCGAAGCTTTCCGTGGGCTGGACGCGGTGGACGTGTTCATCCTGTTTCCGCACGGCCGCGTATCCGAGGTGCAGCGCCGTCAAATGACCACGCCTGCGGACAGCAATGTGCACGCTTTGGCCGTGGATGGTGATTTTGACGATTGCCAGGCTGCGCTGAAGGACATGTTCAACGACTTCGACTTCCGCGACAGCGTGAAACTGGCGGGTGTGAACTCGATCAACTTTGCCCGCGTTCTGGCGCAGATTGTCTATTATTTCTCTGCCGCCGTCAGTCTCGGCGCGCCGCATCGCAAGGTCAGCTTCACCGTGCCGACCGGGAACTTTGGAGATATTTTCGCGGGTTATCTGGCCAAACGTATGGGCCTGCCCATCGACCGTTTGGTGGTGGCAACCAACCAGAACGACATTCTGCATCGTTGTCTGTCGGGCGAGGGGTATTTCAAGGGAGATACCATTCCCTCGATCAGCCCCTCGATGGACATTCAGGTCAGCTCGAACTTTGAGCGTGCATTGTACTACGCTTATGGCGAGGATGGCAGCGCGGTCGCTCAGTTGATGGACGAGCTCAAGAATGGCGGCTTCAACGTCAGCCAGGGCGCGATGGAGGCGCTGCGTGAGAGTTTCGACTCGGGCCGCGTATCTGAAGACGAGACGCTGGAGACGATCAAGCACACGCTGGCGCATAGTGCGGAACTGGTTTGTCCGCATACCGCCATTGGTATCAAGGTTGCGGAAGAGCACCGAGCGGCTGACGTGCCGATGATTACCCTGGCGACTGCGCACCCTGCGAAATTCCCTGCTGCGGTCGAGAAGGCGAGCGACGTGCATCCGCCTCTTCCATCCCGCATGTCTGATCTGTATGAACGTCCGGAACGGGTGACCCGCATTGCAAATGATCTGGGTGCCCTCGAGGATCATATCAAAGGGCATATCGCCGAGTGA
- a CDS encoding alpha/beta hydrolase, producing the protein MQIQSADTNTLRRINRIKRLLLGLLLAGGVVYGVIVGYMYFNQQSLLYKPDGELPDPASVSLADIDVRSMPMSDGTVLTAWAAPAAVEGAPTVLFFHGQSGNLSDRADRFREILNSGYGLLAPSYRGFPGSAGAPSQAGLISDGLELFDQLRSAGEQVVLHGQSLGTGVAAAVAAQRPEAEMLVLEAPFTATVDVAAERYPWLPVSALMRDQFATRDIIDAIEVPTLIFHGTDDQTVPVHHGERLADMGGEGVEFFSVQDGTHNDLWSHGLWQTVQDRLPQR; encoded by the coding sequence GTGCAGATCCAAAGTGCAGATACTAATACGTTGAGGCGGATCAATCGCATCAAACGGTTGCTGCTTGGCCTCTTGCTGGCCGGGGGCGTCGTGTATGGGGTCATCGTCGGATACATGTACTTCAACCAGCAATCGCTGCTTTACAAGCCAGACGGTGAATTGCCTGATCCAGCCTCGGTTTCTTTGGCGGATATCGATGTGCGTTCAATGCCTATGTCCGATGGTACGGTTCTGACGGCTTGGGCCGCGCCGGCAGCCGTCGAAGGTGCCCCGACCGTATTGTTTTTTCATGGCCAGAGCGGCAATCTGAGCGATCGCGCGGATCGGTTCCGAGAGATACTGAACAGCGGCTACGGGCTACTAGCGCCCAGCTATCGCGGCTTTCCAGGCAGTGCAGGCGCGCCGTCCCAAGCGGGTTTGATCTCGGACGGATTAGAGTTGTTTGACCAATTGCGCAGCGCCGGAGAGCAAGTTGTTCTACACGGCCAAAGCCTTGGTACAGGAGTGGCTGCGGCGGTTGCAGCGCAACGGCCCGAGGCCGAGATGCTGGTGCTGGAAGCGCCGTTTACAGCGACCGTGGATGTGGCAGCTGAACGTTACCCTTGGTTGCCCGTATCGGCCCTGATGCGCGACCAGTTCGCCACCCGAGACATCATAGACGCTATCGAGGTGCCGACATTGATCTTCCACGGTACCGACGATCAGACCGTTCCCGTACATCACGGAGAACGCCTTGCCGACATGGGCGGCGAAGGGGTGGAGTTCTTCTCGGTTCAAGACGGAACCCACAATGACTTGTGGTCACATGGTCTGTGGCAAACTGTTCAGGACCGTTTGCCACAAAGGTAA
- a CDS encoding MBL fold metallo-hydrolase, which produces MRWLVAALMVISGGALAQERRPSHCIAIADAAPGIEYLHKAAWQDPVPEFSVRISYIAHASFLIQTRGGLNAVTDFTGFIGSADLIPDVVTMNHAHSTHWTAHPDPAIPNVLPGWGEFGQGIEHHLDLGEMLVRNVSTDIRSAYGGVEERGNSIFVFEVEGLCIGHLGHLHHVPSDEQFAALGRLDVVMAAVDGGTTMPLPDMISVLKRLKSSVIIPMHWFSGFSLDRFLVDIRDTFPVDRQGVSELTVSLRDLPDRPTVIVLEPQYLIDLE; this is translated from the coding sequence ATGCGCTGGTTGGTTGCGGCATTGATGGTGATTTCGGGCGGGGCTTTAGCGCAGGAGCGGCGGCCGAGCCATTGCATTGCTATCGCAGATGCAGCGCCGGGTATTGAATACCTTCACAAAGCGGCTTGGCAGGATCCAGTGCCGGAATTTTCCGTGCGGATCAGCTACATCGCGCACGCGTCGTTTCTGATCCAGACGCGGGGTGGGTTGAATGCCGTCACGGATTTTACAGGGTTCATCGGCAGCGCAGATTTGATCCCCGATGTTGTGACGATGAACCATGCCCACAGCACCCATTGGACCGCCCACCCCGACCCGGCGATCCCGAATGTTCTGCCGGGATGGGGAGAGTTCGGGCAGGGCATTGAGCATCATCTTGATCTGGGTGAGATGCTTGTGAGGAATGTTTCGACCGATATCCGGTCAGCCTATGGCGGGGTCGAGGAGCGCGGGAACTCGATCTTTGTATTCGAGGTTGAGGGTTTGTGTATTGGTCATCTGGGTCATCTGCATCATGTGCCATCAGACGAACAGTTTGCCGCTTTGGGGCGGCTGGATGTGGTCATGGCTGCGGTTGATGGGGGGACCACGATGCCCTTGCCGGATATGATCTCGGTTTTGAAGCGGCTGAAGAGTTCGGTGATTATTCCGATGCATTGGTTCTCGGGGTTCTCGCTGGATCGGTTTCTGGTCGATATTCGTGATACATTTCCAGTTGACCGCCAGGGGGTGTCAGAACTCACCGTTTCCCTCAGGGATCTGCCAGACAGGCCGACGGTAATTGTTCTGGAGCCGCAATATCTGATTGATCTGGAATAG
- a CDS encoding adenine phosphoribosyltransferase, whose protein sequence is MSRNKTVKDYIRTIVDFPHEGIMFRDVTTLFADPRGFRMAIDQMLHPYAGERIDKVVGLEARGFILGGAIAHQLSVGFVPIRKKGKLPGTTISQDYKLEYGEAIVELHDDAIQPGEKILVVDDLLATGGTAAAGIKLIERLGGEIISCAFIIDLPELGGRKVLEDMGMDVHVLCEFEGL, encoded by the coding sequence ATGTCCAGAAATAAAACTGTCAAAGATTACATCCGAACCATCGTCGATTTCCCCCACGAAGGGATCATGTTTCGCGATGTAACAACCCTTTTTGCCGACCCGCGCGGGTTTCGGATGGCTATCGACCAGATGCTGCACCCATACGCCGGTGAGCGGATCGACAAGGTGGTCGGGCTTGAAGCGCGGGGATTTATCCTGGGCGGTGCGATTGCACATCAGCTAAGCGTTGGCTTTGTGCCGATCCGCAAAAAAGGCAAACTGCCCGGAACCACAATCAGCCAAGACTACAAGCTTGAATACGGTGAGGCGATTGTCGAACTCCACGACGATGCCATCCAACCCGGCGAAAAGATACTGGTGGTCGATGATCTGCTGGCCACAGGCGGCACGGCGGCGGCCGGTATCAAGCTGATCGAGCGGCTTGGCGGCGAAATAATCTCATGCGCCTTCATCATCGACCTTCCAGAGTTGGGAGGCCGTAAAGTTCTTGAAGACATGGGCATGGATGTGCACGTTCTGTGCGAATTTGAAGGGCTCTGA
- a CDS encoding fasciclin domain-containing protein, with product MFRKFAAAGVASILFSTTALADGHGKDIVDTAVAAGSFETLVAAVQAAELVDTLKGEGPFTVFAPTDDAFAALPEGTVENLLKPENKDQLVAILTYHVVPGKVMSGDLSDDMTAATVQGGDITIDLDSGVMVNDANVVQADIETKNGVIHVIDKVILPAS from the coding sequence ATGTTCCGCAAATTCGCCGCCGCTGGTGTCGCCTCAATCCTGTTCAGCACAACTGCTTTGGCCGATGGTCACGGCAAAGACATCGTTGACACAGCTGTTGCCGCTGGCAGCTTTGAAACACTTGTTGCCGCTGTGCAGGCCGCCGAACTGGTGGACACGCTGAAAGGCGAAGGCCCGTTCACAGTGTTTGCCCCAACCGACGACGCGTTCGCGGCTTTGCCTGAAGGCACTGTTGAAAACCTGCTGAAGCCTGAAAACAAGGATCAACTGGTTGCCATCCTGACCTATCATGTTGTGCCAGGTAAGGTCATGTCAGGTGATCTAAGCGACGACATGACCGCCGCAACCGTACAGGGCGGCGATATCACAATCGATCTGGACTCTGGTGTTATGGTCAATGACGCGAACGTCGTTCAGGCCGACATCGAAACCAAGAACGGCGTGATCCATGTGATCGACAAGGTGATCCTGCCTGCGTCGTAA
- a CDS encoding GNAT family N-acetyltransferase — MLLGRRKLKLETARLSMRPPVHSDFNNWSALRRSSKDYLTPWEPVWASDHLSRKSFTNRVYWAQRSVASGTAIPLFLFRREDDVLVGAITLDNIRRGPAQAGTLGYWTGQAFARQGYMREAIGAMVHHAFTRLDLSRIEAACLPENRASRGLLESSGFKYEGVAQSYLQINGRWRTHVLYASLRSDRRGKTDAG; from the coding sequence ATGCTGTTGGGCAGACGCAAGCTGAAACTCGAAACAGCGCGGCTTAGCATGCGCCCGCCTGTACATTCCGATTTCAATAACTGGTCCGCGTTGCGGCGGTCTTCAAAAGACTATCTGACGCCGTGGGAGCCTGTCTGGGCCAGCGATCATCTAAGCCGCAAATCCTTTACCAATCGGGTGTATTGGGCACAGCGTTCAGTCGCCAGTGGTACTGCGATACCGCTGTTCCTGTTTCGCCGCGAGGATGACGTTCTGGTGGGGGCCATCACGCTTGACAATATAAGGCGTGGTCCCGCGCAGGCGGGTACTCTGGGATATTGGACCGGTCAGGCTTTTGCCCGGCAGGGATACATGCGTGAAGCAATTGGTGCGATGGTTCATCACGCCTTTACCCGACTGGATCTGAGCCGGATCGAAGCGGCCTGCTTACCGGAAAACCGGGCTTCGCGCGGGTTGTTGGAAAGCTCGGGCTTCAAATACGAAGGTGTGGCGCAATCTTACCTGCAGATCAACGGGCGGTGGCGGACACACGTTTTGTATGCCAGCCTACGATCCGACAGGCGCGGGAAAACCGACGCGGGTTAG
- a CDS encoding cytochrome c oxidase subunit 3 — MAHAKNHDYHILAPSIWPLIGAVGGFVMLFGAVLWMHGLTPWMFWAGLVAVLYTMFAWWSEVVVESRQGDHTPVVRIGLRYGFILFVMSEVMFFFAWFWSFFKHRMYPMYDYAGTEYIQPDIHAVDPFHLPLINTLVLLLSGCAITWAHHALVHDNDRKALINGLAIGIVLGLLFTFLQAYEYYELLAHEGWEFGGDQFYSNFFMATGFHGAHVIIGTIFLTVCLIRALKGDFTPEKHVGFEAAAWYWHFVDVVWLFLFFAVYIWGQAPLM, encoded by the coding sequence ATGGCACACGCTAAAAACCACGATTATCACATTCTGGCCCCGTCGATCTGGCCTCTGATCGGAGCCGTTGGTGGCTTTGTGATGCTGTTCGGGGCCGTCCTTTGGATGCATGGCCTTACGCCGTGGATGTTCTGGGCCGGTCTGGTCGCGGTGCTGTACACCATGTTCGCATGGTGGTCAGAAGTGGTTGTTGAAAGCCGTCAAGGCGATCACACGCCCGTCGTCCGCATCGGTTTGCGTTATGGTTTCATCCTGTTTGTGATGTCCGAAGTGATGTTCTTCTTCGCTTGGTTCTGGTCGTTCTTCAAGCATCGCATGTATCCGATGTACGACTATGCGGGCACTGAGTACATCCAGCCGGATATTCATGCGGTTGACCCCTTCCACCTGCCGCTGATCAACACTCTGGTCCTGCTTTTGTCGGGCTGTGCGATCACCTGGGCACACCACGCGCTGGTGCATGATAATGACCGCAAGGCGCTGATCAACGGTCTGGCCATCGGTATCGTACTGGGTCTGCTGTTCACCTTCCTGCAGGCCTACGAATACTACGAGTTGCTGGCCCACGAAGGCTGGGAATTCGGCGGCGATCAGTTCTATTCGAACTTCTTCATGGCAACCGGTTTCCACGGCGCGCACGTGATCATCGGGACAATCTTCCTGACGGTCTGTCTGATCCGTGCTCTTAAGGGCGACTTTACCCCCGAGAAGCATGTGGGTTTTGAGGCGGCGGCCTGGTACTGGCACTTCGTTGACGTTGTCTGGCTGTTCCTGTTCTTCGCCGTCTACATCTGGGGCCAAGCCCCGCTGATGTAA
- a CDS encoding pitrilysin family protein, whose amino-acid sequence MTVRQDQLKNGFRIVSEHMPGLQSAAIGIWVTAGGRHERIEQNGIAHFLEHMAFKGTERRSALQIAEAIEDVGGYINAYTSREVTAYYARVLKDDVALAMDVIGDIVLNPVFDPREIEVERGVILQEIGQAYDTPDDVIFDWLQEQSYHDQPLGRTILGPTEKVSAFSREDLSGFVAEHYGPEQMILSAAGAVDHDALMKMAEEMFGHLQPRKGLIPDAARFTGGEARQEKELEQAHFALALESPGYRDDAIYTAQIYSTALGGGMSSRLFQEVRETRGLCYTIFAQTGAYADTGTTTIYAGTSADQVGELATITIDEMKRAAEDMSAEEVARARAQMKAGMLMGLESPSNRAERLARLVQIWGRVPSLEDTVAKIDAVGTEDVRAFAETMAVQAPAALALYGPVSGAPSLTELQERRAA is encoded by the coding sequence GTGACTGTCAGACAAGACCAACTGAAGAACGGCTTTCGTATCGTCAGTGAACATATGCCGGGGCTGCAATCAGCGGCCATCGGCATCTGGGTGACCGCCGGTGGGCGGCATGAGCGGATCGAGCAAAACGGCATCGCGCATTTCCTTGAACATATGGCGTTCAAGGGAACCGAGCGTCGTTCTGCGCTGCAAATCGCTGAAGCGATTGAGGATGTGGGCGGCTATATCAACGCCTATACCTCGCGCGAGGTGACGGCCTACTACGCGCGTGTTCTCAAGGACGACGTCGCGCTGGCGATGGACGTGATCGGTGACATTGTTCTGAACCCGGTTTTCGATCCGCGTGAGATCGAAGTTGAGCGTGGGGTGATCCTGCAAGAAATCGGTCAGGCCTATGATACGCCGGACGATGTGATCTTTGACTGGCTGCAAGAGCAGAGCTATCACGACCAACCCTTGGGTCGCACTATTCTGGGGCCAACTGAAAAGGTCAGTGCGTTTTCACGCGAGGATCTGTCGGGCTTTGTAGCCGAGCATTACGGCCCCGAGCAGATGATCCTGTCGGCTGCCGGTGCCGTGGATCACGATGCGCTGATGAAAATGGCCGAAGAGATGTTCGGGCATCTGCAACCACGCAAGGGCCTGATCCCGGACGCCGCACGGTTCACCGGAGGTGAGGCACGGCAAGAGAAAGAGTTGGAGCAGGCGCACTTTGCCCTGGCGCTGGAAAGCCCCGGGTACCGCGACGACGCGATTTATACGGCGCAGATTTATTCGACGGCTTTGGGCGGCGGCATGTCCTCACGCTTGTTCCAGGAGGTGAGGGAAACGCGCGGGCTGTGCTACACAATCTTTGCTCAGACCGGTGCTTACGCTGATACTGGTACAACCACGATTTATGCGGGAACCTCGGCGGATCAGGTTGGTGAGTTGGCGACGATCACCATTGATGAGATGAAACGCGCGGCCGAGGACATGAGCGCAGAGGAGGTCGCCCGGGCCCGCGCCCAGATGAAGGCTGGGATGTTGATGGGACTGGAAAGCCCATCGAACCGGGCCGAACGTTTGGCGCGGCTGGTGCAGATTTGGGGTAGGGTGCCCTCGCTTGAGGATACTGTTGCCAAGATCGATGCGGTTGGCACTGAAGATGTGAGAGCCTTTGCAGAAACCATGGCTGTACAGGCTCCGGCAGCTCTGGCGCTTTATGGGCCTGTGTCCGGTGCGCCGAGCTTGACCGAACTGCAGGAGAGGCGGGCGGCGTGA